One part of the Armatimonadota bacterium genome encodes these proteins:
- the obgE gene encoding GTPase ObgE, which translates to MFVDEVTVSLRSGSGGNGVIAFRREKFVPRGGPSGGDGGKGGDVVLLPDGRLTTLVDLRYKREYKAGRGGDGGPNNMTGRNGEDLVLKLPVGTQVYDTDTDALIADLMAEGEAFVIARGGRGGRGNQHFATSTQQAPRIAENGEPGEELHVRLELKLLADVGLIGFPNVGKSTLIAQVSSARPRIADYPFTTLVPNLGVVRVDEERSYVMADIPGLIEGAHAGAGLGDRFLRHIERTRLLLHIIDVSGCTGRDPSEDFDAINRELALYSPVLADLPQVVALNKLDVPGARKIAGPLARSLESRGMRVFEVSAATGQGVKPVVYHLMERLAEMERGVPVASESDQVVRIAPRRQDESRFEAERVGEREFVVRGKGIVRMVAMSNLDSDEAVRRLHRKLVRLGVIKRLEELGAARGDTVRIGEIEFDYASENEVE; encoded by the coding sequence ATGTTCGTTGACGAAGTCACGGTCAGCCTGAGATCCGGTTCCGGGGGGAACGGCGTCATAGCGTTCCGGCGGGAGAAGTTCGTCCCGCGCGGAGGGCCCTCCGGAGGCGATGGTGGGAAGGGGGGCGATGTCGTGCTTCTCCCCGATGGGCGGCTGACGACGCTCGTGGACCTGCGGTACAAGCGCGAGTACAAGGCCGGGAGAGGCGGCGACGGCGGCCCGAACAACATGACCGGGCGAAACGGGGAAGACCTCGTGCTCAAGCTGCCCGTCGGCACGCAGGTCTACGACACCGATACCGACGCTCTAATCGCCGATCTCATGGCGGAGGGGGAGGCGTTTGTGATCGCGAGGGGCGGTCGCGGCGGTCGCGGCAACCAACATTTCGCAACTTCTACGCAACAGGCTCCCAGGATCGCCGAGAACGGCGAGCCTGGCGAGGAACTCCACGTGCGGCTCGAACTTAAGCTCCTCGCAGATGTTGGGCTGATCGGTTTTCCCAACGTTGGAAAGTCCACGCTGATTGCCCAGGTATCATCGGCGCGCCCCAGGATTGCGGACTATCCCTTCACCACGCTCGTGCCGAACCTTGGGGTCGTGCGGGTGGATGAGGAGCGCTCGTACGTGATGGCGGACATCCCCGGGCTGATCGAGGGCGCTCACGCCGGCGCCGGACTCGGCGATCGCTTCCTGCGTCATATAGAGCGCACGCGCCTGCTGCTCCACATCATTGACGTCTCCGGCTGCACCGGCCGCGACCCGTCGGAGGACTTCGACGCCATCAACCGCGAACTTGCGCTCTACAGCCCCGTTCTCGCCGATCTGCCACAAGTCGTCGCCTTGAACAAGTTGGACGTGCCGGGTGCGAGGAAGATCGCGGGTCCGCTGGCCCGCTCACTTGAGTCGCGAGGCATGAGGGTCTTCGAGGTCTCCGCCGCAACCGGACAGGGCGTCAAGCCGGTCGTCTACCATCTTATGGAACGATTGGCAGAGATGGAACGGGGAGTTCCCGTAGCGTCGGAGTCTGATCAGGTCGTCAGGATCGCCCCCCGGCGGCAGGACGAATCGCGGTTTGAGGCCGAGAGAGTCGGCGAGCGCGAGTTCGTCGTGCGGGGCAAAGGGATCGTGCGCATGGTGGCGATGTCGAATCTCGACAGTGACGAAGCCGTGAGGCGCCTCCACCGCAAGCTGGTTCGCCTTGGTGTGATCAAGCGGCTGGAGGAACTCGGAGCCGCGCGCGGAGATACGGTCAGGATAGGGGAAATCGAGTTTGACTACGCCTCTGAAAATGAGGTAGAATGA
- the nadD gene encoding nicotinate-nucleotide adenylyltransferase produces MSDGGRIGVMGGTFDPPHMAHIAAAEEARLRFGLDRVIFMPAGQPPHKAGRAVSDAEHRYQMTRLGIAGYTQFEVSRMEIDRPGPSYTVDTLRALREELGPEAEIYFIAGADEILDIENWHEAEALPELARFVALPRQGFDLGELESKLPAKFLASIDMPPMREMHVSATDVRQRVAEGRPIGHLVPAGVEEYIRRNGLYLQPL; encoded by the coding sequence ATGAGCGACGGGGGTCGGATCGGAGTCATGGGTGGGACGTTCGATCCGCCGCACATGGCGCACATCGCCGCGGCGGAAGAGGCGCGGCTGCGGTTCGGCCTCGATCGGGTGATCTTCATGCCCGCAGGTCAGCCTCCTCACAAGGCGGGCAGAGCGGTCTCCGATGCGGAGCACCGGTATCAGATGACGCGGCTCGGAATAGCAGGCTATACGCAGTTCGAGGTGTCGAGGATGGAGATCGACCGCCCGGGGCCTTCGTACACGGTGGATACTTTACGGGCGCTCAGGGAGGAGCTTGGGCCCGAGGCGGAGATATATTTCATAGCGGGAGCCGACGAGATACTGGACATCGAGAACTGGCATGAAGCGGAGGCGCTGCCGGAACTAGCCCGGTTCGTCGCGCTCCCGAGGCAGGGATTCGATCTTGGTGAGCTGGAGAGTAAGTTGCCCGCGAAGTTCCTTGCGAGTATTGACATGCCTCCGATGCGCGAGATGCACGTCTCAGCGACCGATGTTCGTCAAAGAGTCGCCGAGGGGCGTCCGATAGGCCATCTCGTACCCGCGGGTGTGGAAGAATACATAAGGAGAAACGGTCTCTACCTGCAACCCCTATGA
- the rsfS gene encoding ribosome silencing factor yields MTSEDKASLILEAMDEKKAVAPVRLDVRERTIMTEYLIIASGNSNIHIRTIADAVIEKLRDNGAKKKRLEGYEHATWVLLDYGDVIVHVFAPEERDFYRLEAYWSGAEKGSPPPMSPDESQGVS; encoded by the coding sequence ATGACATCGGAAGACAAGGCCTCGCTTATTCTTGAGGCAATGGACGAAAAGAAGGCCGTTGCACCCGTCCGACTAGACGTTCGCGAGCGTACGATCATGACAGAGTACCTGATCATCGCGAGCGGCAACTCCAACATACATATCCGTACGATCGCCGACGCCGTCATCGAGAAACTACGAGACAATGGTGCAAAGAAGAAGCGCCTCGAGGGGTATGAACACGCGACCTGGGTCCTTCTCGACTATGGTGATGTCATCGTCCACGTTTTCGCCCCGGAGGAGAGGGATTTCTATCGGCTCGAGGCATACTGGTCAGGCGCCGAGAAAGGCAGTCCTCCACCCATGTCGCCTGATGAGTCGCAGGGGGTCTCGTAG
- the rplU gene encoding 50S ribosomal protein L21 — MYAIVKTGGKQYAVREKDLLEVEKLEVAAGENVTLESVLFVSGDKGSTIGTPVVTGAKVTAKVVRHGLGKKIVGFKYKAKKNVRRRYGHRQPHTTLQIEKIEYAG; from the coding sequence ATGTATGCTATCGTAAAAACCGGCGGAAAGCAGTACGCTGTTCGCGAGAAGGATCTTCTCGAAGTCGAGAAGCTCGAAGTGGCGGCGGGCGAGAACGTTACGCTCGAAAGCGTGCTATTCGTCAGCGGTGACAAGGGATCGACGATTGGCACCCCTGTCGTCACGGGCGCGAAGGTCACCGCCAAGGTTGTCCGGCACGGCCTGGGCAAGAAGATCGTGGGCTTCAAGTACAAGGCGAAGAAGAACGTCCGGCGCAGGTACGGGCATCGCCAGCCGCACACCACTCTTCAGATCGAGAAGATAGAATACGCGGGCTGA
- the rpmA gene encoding 50S ribosomal protein L27, whose translation MAHKKGVGSSRNGRDSNPQRLGVKEFAGQQVKAGSILVRQRGTPLHPGKNVGKGSDDTLFALIAGTVKFEGKKVRKVSVYPAAE comes from the coding sequence TTGGCACATAAGAAAGGCGTAGGCAGTTCGCGAAACGGGCGCGACAGCAACCCGCAGAGGCTTGGAGTGAAGGAGTTCGCCGGACAGCAGGTCAAGGCCGGCAGTATCCTCGTGAGGCAGCGGGGCACCCCGCTCCATCCCGGCAAGAACGTCGGCAAGGGGAGCGACGACACGCTGTTCGCGCTCATCGCCGGCACCGTGAAGTTTGAGGGCAAGAAGGTCCGGAAGGTCAGCGTATACCCGGCTGCCGAGTGA
- a CDS encoding LCP family protein: MGRIGTVIMVLISLIAAGAVGSFLGFYLSRGSMNFNVSEIFDRPFDGAPVVRILVLGEDNTGVKQGRGLSDTIILASIDFNANRVAAISIPRDTRVDLDGGGRYGKINAGYVSGGPAATCLLVSELTGVRPDYYIVTNIEGFKGTVDALGGVEIDVDKNMRYTDRRGGLYINLKKGLQVLDGDKAMQYVRFRHDTMGDITRIQRQQKFLKALASKAVEPANLPRLPGMMDAVLKNVRTDMSPKDIMHLARFASKLDLSAVEMATLPGVPDTISGLSYWVADRADTARVVQNLFYPPNGELPTVEVLNGSGVSGAAARVAEMLREKGYAVESVGNAESFDYVSSEIIRHNGSEDGARELAALLNSQTIKLKPDETAPADVTVIVGRDYVALASGT; this comes from the coding sequence ATGGGCCGCATCGGCACGGTCATCATGGTATTGATCAGCTTGATTGCGGCGGGCGCCGTCGGGTCGTTCCTCGGGTTCTATCTCTCCAGGGGCAGCATGAACTTCAACGTGAGCGAGATCTTCGACCGGCCGTTTGACGGAGCGCCTGTCGTCAGGATACTCGTTCTGGGGGAAGACAACACGGGTGTAAAGCAGGGTCGCGGACTCTCGGACACCATCATCCTCGCCTCCATTGACTTCAACGCCAACCGCGTTGCGGCGATCTCGATACCGAGGGATACGCGCGTGGATCTCGATGGTGGAGGCAGGTACGGCAAAATCAACGCCGGGTATGTAAGCGGTGGTCCTGCGGCGACTTGCCTTCTCGTCTCGGAACTGACGGGTGTCCGCCCCGACTACTACATTGTAACGAATATAGAAGGCTTCAAGGGCACGGTGGATGCCTTAGGTGGCGTCGAGATAGACGTTGATAAGAACATGCGCTACACGGACCGGCGCGGTGGGTTATACATCAACCTCAAGAAGGGCCTTCAGGTCTTGGACGGCGACAAGGCGATGCAGTACGTCCGCTTCCGCCATGATACGATGGGAGATATCACCCGCATACAGCGACAGCAGAAGTTCCTCAAGGCTCTTGCATCAAAAGCGGTCGAGCCGGCGAACCTGCCGAGGCTCCCCGGCATGATGGACGCCGTCCTGAAGAACGTACGCACGGACATGAGTCCGAAGGATATTATGCACCTCGCCAGGTTCGCCTCGAAGCTCGACCTCTCCGCCGTGGAGATGGCGACTCTTCCCGGTGTTCCGGATACGATTAGCGGGCTGAGCTATTGGGTTGCCGACAGGGCAGACACGGCGCGAGTCGTCCAGAACCTCTTCTATCCGCCGAACGGAGAGCTGCCGACGGTGGAGGTTCTGAACGGCAGTGGCGTGAGCGGGGCGGCCGCCAGGGTTGCCGAAATGTTGAGAGAGAAGGGCTACGCGGTCGAGTCTGTCGGTAATGCCGAGAGCTTCGATTACGTCTCCAGCGAGATCATTCGGCACAACGGGAGCGAGGACGGCGCGCGCGAACTCGCGGCACTGCTGAACTCGCAGACCATAAAACTTAAGCCGGATGAGACGGCTCCGGCGGACGTGACCGTTATCGTCGGACGCGACTACGTGGCTCTGGCTTCCGGGACGTAG
- the proB gene encoding glutamate 5-kinase → MTRRVKRVVVKVGSSTLTDGSGCLDRAYIATLVSQIAELKSRGCEVVLVTSGSIRAGMERMELTVRPRTIPEQQAAAAIGQGLLMAMYADLFNAHGLTVGQVLLTKEDLGHRKRFLNARNTMLTLLRRGAVPIVNENDTVAVDEIRVGDNDNLAALVASSLQAGTLIILSDVPGLCDSDPGKCEDAKVIPVVERINPAIYEMAGGTHGISGTGGMRTKIEAAEVAVNSGVTMHIADGRRPAVLADILAGKQVGTKFLPVAGRLRSRKRWIAFGAACRGSITVNDGAREKILDGGKSLLAAGITGLQGSFTGGDLVRVLDVRGNQFARGLVNYSADEIEKIKGKRSSDIEAILGYKDFDEVIHRDNLVLGV, encoded by the coding sequence ATGACCAGACGAGTCAAGCGCGTAGTCGTAAAGGTCGGATCGAGCACCCTGACGGACGGCAGTGGCTGTCTCGATCGCGCGTACATCGCCACACTCGTATCGCAGATCGCCGAGCTAAAGTCGCGAGGTTGTGAGGTCGTGCTTGTCACTTCCGGCTCGATTCGCGCCGGGATGGAGCGAATGGAGTTGACGGTCCGACCGCGCACCATTCCAGAGCAGCAGGCGGCGGCGGCTATCGGGCAGGGCCTCCTGATGGCAATGTACGCAGACCTGTTCAACGCCCACGGGCTGACTGTCGGGCAGGTGTTGCTGACGAAAGAGGACCTGGGTCACCGCAAGAGATTCCTCAATGCCCGCAACACGATGCTCACTCTTCTACGCCGCGGCGCAGTCCCCATCGTCAATGAGAATGACACCGTGGCGGTTGACGAGATCAGGGTCGGGGACAACGATAACCTCGCAGCTCTCGTGGCCTCTTCTCTTCAGGCAGGTACACTCATCATCCTGTCTGACGTTCCCGGCCTCTGCGACTCCGATCCCGGCAAATGCGAGGACGCGAAGGTCATCCCCGTCGTGGAGCGTATCAACCCTGCCATCTACGAGATGGCTGGCGGCACGCACGGCATCAGCGGGACCGGCGGCATGAGGACCAAGATCGAGGCCGCCGAGGTCGCAGTGAACTCAGGCGTGACGATGCACATCGCCGATGGAAGACGGCCGGCGGTCCTCGCGGACATACTCGCCGGCAAGCAGGTCGGCACTAAGTTCCTTCCCGTCGCTGGTCGCCTTCGGAGCCGCAAACGCTGGATCGCATTTGGCGCGGCGTGTCGTGGAAGCATTACCGTGAACGACGGCGCGAGGGAGAAGATCCTTGACGGCGGAAAGAGCTTGCTCGCCGCAGGGATCACCGGTCTCCAGGGAAGCTTCACAGGCGGCGATCTGGTGCGTGTCTTGGACGTGCGCGGAAACCAATTCGCCCGCGGACTCGTCAACTACAGTGCGGATGAGATCGAGAAGATCAAAGGGAAACGCAGTTCGGACATTGAGGCGATCCTCGGATACAAGGATTTCGACGAAGTCATTCACCGGGACAATCTGGTACTCGGAGTATGA